In Chondrinema litorale, the DNA window AAGAATTTGTAATGTAACTGGTGCGATAAAAAGACTTTCTACATCAGCAGAAAGCTGAATGTCAAAATTTATTTTTTTCTGAAACCTAATTTTTAATAAATAAATATATGCATCTATAAAATCCAATTCTTCGCTGAGGTTTACCAATTTTTCGTCTTGATGCTTTAAAACATACCTATAAACTTTAGACATTTGATTGATAAACTCTATGGCATTGTCTTGATCTTTGTAAACGAGTGTTGAAAGTACATTGAAACTGTTAAATAGAAAATGTGGATTAACTTGATTTTTGAGTGCATCAAATTTGGCTTCGGCATACTGTTTCTGAAACCTTAAGGCTTCTACTTTGGTAGCAGAATACCTGTTTACATAAAACACAATTGCATTTACACAGTGGAGAAATAAGTTTACCCTAAAAGTAAAGCCAACTGCCAGTTTAAAGTTTACATAAAAATTTTGAAAAGGATGTGATAGTATTTCGAAGATAATAAAAACCGATATTACTGAAATAAGCAAGCAACAAACTAGACTATAAATAAAATTGATAATCAAATGATTAACCTTAAACCTATTGAAAGGCTTTCTAAAAATATCTGCTATTTGTATTAACCGGTTCGATTCCCAAACTAGAATTACATTCGCAAATATGGTTAGGAACAAATAAGCCATGTTAATTTCAAACACAAACAACCTGTCTCCGTCTATTAGCAAAATATTTAAAAATGAGTAGATCGCTAAAAGTAGTATATACAGATATCTATTTGAGATATTAAACATGGTTATATTATTTATAAAAAATTACAGAAACAATTAGTTGCCAAACTAATCAATTAAATAAAAACAGAGCCTGACTCCAATGAAGTCAGGTTCCTGCTTTTTTCTATAACTCATTTACACTAAACGCTGTTTTTATTCTGGAAGAATCACTTTATCAATTATATGGATTACACCGTTAGTGCCTTGTATATCGGTGGTTACTACCGTTGCATTTTCTGTAGTAGTTTCGCTATTATCGGTAATGCTCACACTTCCATTTATGTTTACTGTAAAAGTAGCATCTGTTAATAGTGTGCTCACTTCGCCTTCCATTAAATCAGAAGAATAAACTCTACCATCTACTACATGATATAATAAGATATTGGTCAATTGCTCGTCTGTCAATGTTTCAGGATCAACACCCAAATCTTCAAAAGCTTGATTTGTTGGAGCAAATACGGTAAACTTGCTTTCTAATGATGCTAAAGTTGTATCTAAGCCTACTCTTTCTAATAAACTCACCAATGTTGTAAACTCTGGGTCTTGTGCTACTGCTATATCTACAACTGTTTCAGATGGTGGAAGCAATACGCCATTAATTACATGAACCACACCGTTACTTTCTTCTAAATCTAACAAGTCTGCATTAAGAGGAATTTCTTGGTCATTTGCATCAATCAGACTCAGTATATCAGCATCAAATTTTATTGCCGCTCCATTTAAGGTAGTATAGTATGTTTCGTCTTTTAAATCTGTCGATAAAAATGGGGCTTCTCCACCTATAACATGATAAGTAAGAATAGGAACTAAAGCTGCAACTGGTACTTCGTCTAAAGAACTAAAACCTAATTCTCCAAGAGCTGCTTCTAAAGCTGTATTTGTTGGCGCAAAAACTGTAAGGTTCTCAGCTTCGTCTAAAGTTTCTACCAAATCTGCTTTGGTTAATGCTTCTACTAGCAGCGAAAATTCTGGATTGTATAATGCTACATCTACTACAGTTCTTTCAGGAAGCAATACATCGTCAATTACATGAATCACTCCATTGGTAGCATTAATATTGGCATTTGCGGAGTCTACTTCCTCCGTTCCGTTTATAACTATTCCGCTAGAAAGATCAACATTAAGGTCTTTTCTTGTGTTTAGAGTTCCATAGTCTTGAGAAGCCAAATCAGATGAAAATGCTCTTGCAGGAATTACATGGAATTTAAGAATATCTTCAATTTCGGCATCAGATAAAGTAGGAATTACTTCTGAGATTTTTTCAAAAGCTTCGTTAGTTGGAGCAAAAACTGTGTAAGGTCCATCTCCATTTAAAGCTTCGTCTAGGCCATACTCTTGCAGAAGCGATACTAAAGTGCTAAAGTTATCATTAGCCGCAGCTATTTCTGTAATAGTTCCTGCGGCTGGTTCTAGTACATTGTCAATTACATGAATTACACCATTTGAGGTTGAAACATCTGCTTCTGTTACAGTAGCAACACCATTAATTACTACACCACTATTTATGTTTACATAGATGTCTTCTCCTAATAGAGTTTCAACACCACCATTTGATAAAGAAGTTGATGTTACTTCACCAGATACTACATGATATTGTAAAATCTCGGCAAGTGCATCGCTGCTTAATAATTCTTCTGCGGTTAAGTCATTAGCATCTAGATATGCTTGAAAAGCTTCGTCGGTTGGAGCAAAAACCGTATAAGATGCTGTACCAGAAAAAGTACTTACCAAATCCGCTTCTTCTAATGCAGCTAATAATGTACTAAAGCGATCGTCATCACTTACAACATCTGCAATGGTACTCATCGGTTCCATATCATCTCCATCGTCATTATCGTCACAACTCACGATAGAGAAGGCAAGTACTAAAAATAAGAGGTTTAGTAATTTTGTCAGGCTTAAATTATTAATAGAAAGTCTCATACTACTTGATAAATTAGTTGCTAAATATTTTACATGTAACAACATATATTAGTAACCTAAAGAGGAAGTATTAGGAGTAAGCCAACACAGCAAAGGTGTGAAATGTCGAATATATAGAGTGAATTGTAATAGATTAAAATTGGAAATGCTGAAAGATGAAATTAATTCATTTATTAGAAAAAGAGTGTAATACTTAGGTATGTTGACTATATAGAATTAAACCCTTTTATTCAGAACATCCCTATTTTACTTCAAGAGGCTAATTTTAGAAAAACTAGCCTCTAATGAATTAGAACAATGCATTGAATAAAAATCCTCAAACTCTAAATATAAAATTCCCACTAACAATTTATGCCTTAAACACTTTATTGAGATGAGCTAGATAATTTGCTGTATGATTTGCCACTTGTTCTTCACCGTTATTTTTTTCCACATCGTGAAAGTGAAAACTTTCCATAGCTTCTAATGAAACAAACTCATTCATTCGATGGAAGCCAAATAAAATTCCATCATCAACAGTAGTTTGTTTAAAGAATTCTCCCGAAAGTGTAAAAGCTGTTTCAGGAGCATTCCAACTAGTGGTAGTCATGTATTTTCTGCCATTAAGCAAACCACCAGTTCCATAATTTATAGCCGGATTCGCCTCTTTTCTACCATCGCTTCTATACAAACCTTTTCTGTGGCCTGCTGTAAAAACCTTATCGATATACTCTTTTAATGCATACGGTAACCCCATCCACCAAACTGGAAAATGGTAAATAACTACATCAGCCCAAACAAACTTCTCTACCTCTTCTATTAAATTATATGGCTCGTTTATATCTGTATATTTTAATTCGTAGCCTTGATCTGTTGTAAAAAATTCCTTATCTAACTCTAAAAGAGTTTTATTGAATCTCCCTTTTGAATGTGCGAATATTTTTCCCCCATTAATCACAAATATCTTTTTCATAACAATCATTTTAAAATTATATAGGCAAAACTAAAGGGGCTACATTTATAATAAAAATAAGTTAACTTTGCCTTAAGTATAATAATAGTTATAGATATGCAATCGAATTTAGAATGGTTTAGAACATTTAAAGCGATTTACGAAACAGGTACAATGAGCGGAGCCGCTAAGCAACTTTACATTACACAACCTGGTGTAAGTTTGCATTTAAATGCCTTAGAAGGTTATACTGGCTTTCCACTTTTTGAACGTACTGCAAGAAAGATGATTCCCACTGAAAAAGGACATCAGCTATACCAACAAGTGATTCAATCTCTAGTTGGATTAGAAGATATTGAAACCCGATTTAAAAAGAAAGCTGGCAAAGAGAGAGCTACTGTATCTGTTGGAATGTGCGTAGAAACCTTTCAGCATGCCTTAGAAAAGCATATTCCTGATCTGAATTTTAACTTAATTATGCAATTTGAATCTAACCCACAACTTACTTTAGCTTTAGAAAGAGGTGCTTTAGATTTAATATTAACATCAGAAGTAAGTACTAATAAAGCGCTTACATTCTCAGCTTTTACGGTTGAAAAGTTGGTTTTAATTGCTGGGAACAAAGTAAATCTTGAGGCTATTCCAGATTTTGATTCACTTACAAAAAGCGAATTAAAAGCATGGCTCAAAGAACAAATTTGGTACAATACCGCTTCTGACATGCGCTTGTTAAACACCTTTTGGGAAAAGAACTTTAATGAAACACCAGATTTTTTTCCTAATTACATAGTTCCAAATAAGTATTCCATTTTGAGGTGTTTGTCTAGAGGTGATGGATTTGCTGTTTTATCTGAGTTTTTATGTGGAGATGCCTTAAGAGAGCAAAAGGTATTTAAAGTTTGGGAAGGATATAAACCTATCGAAAACACACTTTACTTCGGAAAAAGAAAGCAGTCTTTATATATGGACGAAATTAAAACATTAGAAGAAATGCTGATGAATGAGTTCTTAGAGAAAGAAGAAATAGTTAATTAATTCTAAAATCTATAGGAATTACAACCTCGGATTTTGTAGTAATTCTTTTTCAATTATTTAGAGTTGTAACCCTATAGAGCAAGAATGTTTAATCTTATACTAGACAAGAAACTAATAATCTCCCATCGAAAAGTAGAGAAGATGCATACTCTGCTTTTGAATTAAGAATAAAGTCTACAAATGGTTTTGCTCCTGCGTGATCGGCATTATCTGCGCAAATTACCGAACCTGTTTTAAGCTTAGATTTTAAAACTGAAAACACGGGCAAATACAATTCTTTGGCACCATCCAAAAATACAAAGTCAACCGGATAGGAAACAGACTTTAAAGTTTCTACTGCATTTCCTTCTAAAATAGATACATATTTCCTCAATCCGGCTTCCTCAATATTTTGCTGAGCCGCTATCACTTTGTTAGGCTCCAATTCACTGGTTATCACTTTTCCATTTTCATCAGCTGCTGCGCTTGCTAAATAAATAGTAGATATACCAAATGAACATCCAAATTCTATTAAGTTTTTTGATTTAGAAGCTTTCGCCAAAAAATAGAGATACTCTCCTACTTCTTTACTAACTGCCATGTAGGCTGTAGACTTTGCCTCAAAACTTTCTGGATTTGTTTCTCTTAATTTTATCCTTTGCTGGTAATTCTCTTCTGCCTTTTCGTGCAAAGAGTTTAAAGTTGTAATAACTTTTCTGTTAGTGATACTATTCATTTTTATGCTGGTTTTTATGCAAATAACAACAATCTTTGAAAGATAATTACCGCAATTATTTGAATTGCAACAATTGCTATGCGAATCACATAATTCGCACCATGAAATGCACTAATGATCATGTTTTTATTGTAAAAAACCGCTTTTTTATCTAAACATTAAACAAAATATTTGCTGCGAACAATTGGTATATAAACTTTGTTCACGATTCATTTTAGGGCAACTACATTTTAATTTTATACATCAAATGAAGAAAAAATTAATAGCAGTATGTCATCAAACAGAGTGAAAGAGAAATTGGAAATACTTGCAGATGCAGCTAAATACGATGTTTCATGTGCTTCGGGGCAAAGTAACCGAAAAAACAAAAACAAAGGACTCGGCGACTCTTCTAGTAGTGGAATTTGTCATGCTTATACTGAAGATGGCCGCTGTGTTTCCTTGTTAAAAATCTTGCTCACTAATTACTGTATTTTCGACTGTGCATACTGTGTTAGCAGAAAGAGTAACGACATTAAACGAGCAGCTTTCACTGTAGAAGAAGTCGTGGATTTAACCATTAATTTCTACAGAAGAAACTACATTGAAGGACTTTTTTTAAGTTCTGGCATTTTTCATAATGCAGATTATACCATGGAACGCTTAGTGAGAATTGCCAAAAAATTAAGATTAGAGCAAAACTTTAATGGCTATATCCACCTTAAGGCAATTCCTGGAGCGAGTGAAGAATTGATGAAAGAAGCTGGGCTCTATGCCGATCGACTCAGTGTAAATGTAGAAATGCCAACTGCTCAAAGTCTTAAGCTGCTAGCTCCAGATAAAAATCACCAAGATGTGATTAAACCAATGAAGTATTTGAAAAATGAGATTATTGGCCATAAAGAAGAAAAAAAGCAGAATAGAAAAGCCCCAGTTTTTGCTCCTGCCGGACAAAGTACACAAATGGTAATTGGAGCCACCAAAGAGAATGATTTTGATATTCTAAAAGTGGCTGATTATTTCTACCAAAAAATGAATTTAAGAAGAGTGTATTATTCTGGTTATGTGCCGATTAGTAATGATAACAGACTGCCAATTATAGGCACACCCGTTCCGATTATCCGTGAGAATCGGCTCTACCAAGCAGATTGGCTAATCCGCTTTTATGGTTTTAATGTAAACGAAATTGTAGGTGTTGAACATCCTCATCTCGATCTGGATATTGATCCTAAACTTGGTTGGGCACTTAGAAACTTCCATCAGTTTCCTGTGGATGTTAATACTGCCGATATAGAAATGATTCAACGTGTGCCGGGTATCGGATTTTTAAGTGCCAAGAAAATTGTAGCAGCTCGGAGCTATAAAAAGTTGAGTCCAGAAGATTTACAAAAGCTAGGAATTCCGTATAAGCGAGCGAGGTACTTTTTGGCTTTTAGTTCACCATTTTCAATTCAAAAAGACTATACGCCTATTCAGATTAAACAACAGATATTGAAACTTCAAAACAGTAAGTATAAGAACAACTTTTCTGGTCAATTATCTTTATTCTAAGCTAATGACAACAATTATCTTTGATGGTACTTACCAAGGTTGGCTAACAGCAGTTTTCGAAATTTATGAGTTTAAGTTGAAAGAGGTTGAATTTGTAAGGAATCAAAGTACTACAAACTCACTGTTTGCAACAAAGCATTATGTTCAATCTGATGAAAACAAAGCAAATAGGGTATTAAAAGGCCTTGAAAAGAAGCTCTCTAAACAAGGGGTAACAGCGATTTATAAAACCTTTTTATCGGAAGTAGATCAGGCTGATGATGTAATGTGGCGATTTGTAAAATATGTGTTTGATAGTACAGAAAATGTTGAAAATGATATTGGTAACTCTGCAGTTTGGGATGTGAAAAAAGCTGTGAAAAAAGTAAGACGAGAAACACATCGAATGAAAGCATTTGTTCGCTTTCAACTCACCAAAGATGATTTGTACTATTCAATTGTAGAACCCGATTGTGATGTTTTACCCTTGATCATAACTCATTTTAAAAATCGCTTTGCAGATCAACGATGGCTGATTTATGATGCAAAGCGAAAATATGGTATTTACTACGATTTAGAAACTGTGCGCATTGTTGAAATAAACTTTCAGGCGAATGTTAAATCGTCAAAACCATTAATGGAAATTAGTGATGAACGTGAAGAATTCTATCAAACTTTATGGAGACGATACTTTAATAGTGTTAATATAAAAGCCAGAACAAATATGAAACTCCACATTCAACACATGCCAAAACGCTATTGGAAATACCTCACCGAGAAATACCCTGATTTATAATATCTCAGCATTTAGCTCAGTCTACTTCCCAA includes these proteins:
- a CDS encoding putative DNA modification/repair radical SAM protein; the protein is MSSNRVKEKLEILADAAKYDVSCASGQSNRKNKNKGLGDSSSSGICHAYTEDGRCVSLLKILLTNYCIFDCAYCVSRKSNDIKRAAFTVEEVVDLTINFYRRNYIEGLFLSSGIFHNADYTMERLVRIAKKLRLEQNFNGYIHLKAIPGASEELMKEAGLYADRLSVNVEMPTAQSLKLLAPDKNHQDVIKPMKYLKNEIIGHKEEKKQNRKAPVFAPAGQSTQMVIGATKENDFDILKVADYFYQKMNLRRVYYSGYVPISNDNRLPIIGTPVPIIRENRLYQADWLIRFYGFNVNEIVGVEHPHLDLDIDPKLGWALRNFHQFPVDVNTADIEMIQRVPGIGFLSAKKIVAARSYKKLSPEDLQKLGIPYKRARYFLAFSSPFSIQKDYTPIQIKQQILKLQNSKYKNNFSGQLSLF
- a CDS encoding LysR family transcriptional regulator yields the protein MQSNLEWFRTFKAIYETGTMSGAAKQLYITQPGVSLHLNALEGYTGFPLFERTARKMIPTEKGHQLYQQVIQSLVGLEDIETRFKKKAGKERATVSVGMCVETFQHALEKHIPDLNFNLIMQFESNPQLTLALERGALDLILTSEVSTNKALTFSAFTVEKLVLIAGNKVNLEAIPDFDSLTKSELKAWLKEQIWYNTASDMRLLNTFWEKNFNETPDFFPNYIVPNKYSILRCLSRGDGFAVLSEFLCGDALREQKVFKVWEGYKPIENTLYFGKRKQSLYMDEIKTLEEMLMNEFLEKEEIVN
- a CDS encoding sensor histidine kinase; amino-acid sequence: MFNISNRYLYILLLAIYSFLNILLIDGDRLFVFEINMAYLFLTIFANVILVWESNRLIQIADIFRKPFNRFKVNHLIINFIYSLVCCLLISVISVFIIFEILSHPFQNFYVNFKLAVGFTFRVNLFLHCVNAIVFYVNRYSATKVEALRFQKQYAEAKFDALKNQVNPHFLFNSFNVLSTLVYKDQDNAIEFINQMSKVYRYVLKHQDEKLVNLSEELDFIDAYIYLLKIRFQKKINFDIQLSADVESLFIAPVTLQILLENAIKHNEISTSNPLLIKIYNSTDNNYIIIENTVKPKSDKYIDSTFVGLKNIKARYQFISDKSIEINFNEREFIVKIPLLQMLEHESINS
- a CDS encoding TIGR03915 family putative DNA repair protein — encoded protein: MTTIIFDGTYQGWLTAVFEIYEFKLKEVEFVRNQSTTNSLFATKHYVQSDENKANRVLKGLEKKLSKQGVTAIYKTFLSEVDQADDVMWRFVKYVFDSTENVENDIGNSAVWDVKKAVKKVRRETHRMKAFVRFQLTKDDLYYSIVEPDCDVLPLIITHFKNRFADQRWLIYDAKRKYGIYYDLETVRIVEINFQANVKSSKPLMEISDEREEFYQTLWRRYFNSVNIKARTNMKLHIQHMPKRYWKYLTEKYPDL
- a CDS encoding NAD(P)H-dependent oxidoreductase, which encodes MKKIFVINGGKIFAHSKGRFNKTLLELDKEFFTTDQGYELKYTDINEPYNLIEEVEKFVWADVVIYHFPVWWMGLPYALKEYIDKVFTAGHRKGLYRSDGRKEANPAINYGTGGLLNGRKYMTTTSWNAPETAFTLSGEFFKQTTVDDGILFGFHRMNEFVSLEAMESFHFHDVEKNNGEEQVANHTANYLAHLNKVFKA
- a CDS encoding fasciclin domain-containing protein — its product is MRLSINNLSLTKLLNLLFLVLAFSIVSCDDNDDGDDMEPMSTIADVVSDDDRFSTLLAALEEADLVSTFSGTASYTVFAPTDEAFQAYLDANDLTAEELLSSDALAEILQYHVVSGEVTSTSLSNGGVETLLGEDIYVNINSGVVINGVATVTEADVSTSNGVIHVIDNVLEPAAGTITEIAAANDNFSTLVSLLQEYGLDEALNGDGPYTVFAPTNEAFEKISEVIPTLSDAEIEDILKFHVIPARAFSSDLASQDYGTLNTRKDLNVDLSSGIVINGTEEVDSANANINATNGVIHVIDDVLLPERTVVDVALYNPEFSLLVEALTKADLVETLDEAENLTVFAPTNTALEAALGELGFSSLDEVPVAALVPILTYHVIGGEAPFLSTDLKDETYYTTLNGAAIKFDADILSLIDANDQEIPLNADLLDLEESNGVVHVINGVLLPPSETVVDIAVAQDPEFTTLVSLLERVGLDTTLASLESKFTVFAPTNQAFEDLGVDPETLTDEQLTNILLYHVVDGRVYSSDLMEGEVSTLLTDATFTVNINGSVSITDNSETTTENATVVTTDIQGTNGVIHIIDKVILPE
- a CDS encoding O-methyltransferase, with the protein product MNSITNRKVITTLNSLHEKAEENYQQRIKLRETNPESFEAKSTAYMAVSKEVGEYLYFLAKASKSKNLIEFGCSFGISTIYLASAAADENGKVITSELEPNKVIAAQQNIEEAGLRKYVSILEGNAVETLKSVSYPVDFVFLDGAKELYLPVFSVLKSKLKTGSVICADNADHAGAKPFVDFILNSKAEYASSLLFDGRLLVSCLV